A region from the Chitinophaga sp. Cy-1792 genome encodes:
- a CDS encoding class I SAM-dependent RNA methyltransferase, whose protein sequence is MSLYTTKGAITITCNKRLTPFLEQEVRDLGFVPEDTFVTGVRIQGTINDCIKLNLNLRTGSQVLYSLKQFEARDADEIYLQLKSYAWEKILKPDGYFSITSNVLNETINNSMFANLRVKDAIVDRLREKTGKRPSTGAELTGAVVNLFWKNEQAEVFIDTSGDSLARHGYRKIPGRAPMLEALAAATILASRWDRKSPFINPMCGSGTLAIEAALIATNSRPGLFRDNYGFMHLIGYDDTIYQEERGKLEKQIIEVPGLRIIATDLSEQAISNARKNARAAGVDDMIEFRVCDFAATNVPAGANGVLFMNPEYGLRLGEIEALEETYGRIGDFMKQKCGGYFGYIFTGNLDLAKKIGLKAKRRIEFYNATIDCRLLEYELYAGTRDPRKLSAEPNA, encoded by the coding sequence ATGTCTTTATACACTACAAAGGGCGCAATTACTATTACCTGTAATAAACGCCTTACACCTTTCCTGGAACAGGAAGTTCGTGACCTTGGCTTTGTGCCGGAAGATACCTTCGTGACCGGTGTACGCATTCAGGGCACTATTAACGACTGTATTAAGCTCAATCTGAACCTGCGCACTGGCAGCCAGGTACTTTATAGCCTCAAGCAATTTGAGGCCAGAGATGCCGACGAAATCTACCTTCAGCTGAAATCATATGCCTGGGAGAAGATCCTGAAGCCTGATGGCTATTTCTCCATCACCAGCAACGTACTTAACGAAACCATCAATAACAGCATGTTTGCCAACCTGCGTGTGAAAGATGCCATCGTAGACCGCCTGCGGGAGAAAACCGGCAAACGCCCCTCCACAGGAGCAGAGCTGACAGGCGCCGTTGTAAACCTCTTCTGGAAAAACGAACAGGCAGAAGTATTTATCGATACCTCCGGCGACTCACTGGCCCGCCACGGTTACCGCAAAATACCAGGCCGTGCCCCCATGCTCGAAGCATTGGCAGCAGCTACCATTCTGGCCAGCCGCTGGGACAGGAAATCCCCGTTCATCAACCCGATGTGCGGTTCCGGTACCCTCGCCATTGAAGCAGCATTAATTGCTACCAACAGCCGCCCCGGCCTTTTCCGCGACAACTACGGCTTCATGCACCTCATCGGGTATGATGATACCATCTACCAGGAAGAACGTGGAAAACTGGAAAAGCAGATCATCGAAGTACCCGGACTCCGTATCATCGCCACCGACCTTAGTGAGCAGGCCATCAGCAATGCCCGCAAAAATGCACGCGCAGCCGGAGTGGATGACATGATCGAATTCCGTGTATGCGATTTTGCCGCTACCAACGTGCCTGCCGGCGCCAATGGCGTATTGTTCATGAACCCGGAATATGGTCTGCGCCTCGGCGAAATTGAAGCCCTGGAAGAAACTTATGGCCGAATCGGCGACTTCATGAAACAGAAATGTGGGGGTTATTTCGGGTATATATTCACCGGAAACCTCGATCTGGCAAAGAAAATAGGACTTAAAGCCAAACGCAGAATTGAGTTTTATAACGCAACGATCGATTGCCGCTTGCTGGAATATGAACTGTATGCCGGTACCAGGGATCCGCGTAAGCTCTCTGCAGAACCAAACGCATAG
- a CDS encoding TonB-dependent receptor has translation MNYNYCWASNTDKKATRLSSANDYVKIACTVTTLLFLLLLPWTAVRAQQNSDSLLSVHFKPTSQQGSILSYIQEIQRHTGIQISYSSNFIHLNKKVQLNGNEKTTGMVLNTILQGSGIQAAAFNGKIFLLRENSQTQYYTVSGFVKENSSNEAIIGASIYDPVTMKGTVSNAYGFYTLQLPDTCHQIVFSHVGYETVLQPLPPPDEGQLDIYMSIRNYLQPVVVNAAPADSMVLHAGYINMPVSYVSSFPSLLGEKDVLKSLQFYPGASSSLESSANLLIRGGGADQNLYLLDGVPIYHTGHLFGLFSIFNGDAVKDVSLYKDAFPAKYAGRLSSVVDIRTRDGNMKEWHGSITASPVSASAVVEGPIVKDKTSMALSLRRSLVDALYGGNILKNYGKYYLYDVNLKVNQVINDKNKLYLSFYKGQDKLRISSDNPVILLFDDYNFDWSNITAALKWTSVLSPRIFMNNTVTYSRFYNLFRQNSVIPLSETDSMFVKGQGISSIKDVAVQNETEYSINNMHKLSFGGGYTYHNFAPTAYSTNISAGEAIKRQAPKYFMSEVNAYAEDQLTIFNDKLIIRPGLHFGALLQAGSSYTSFQPRLMVRWKLPQNQYIEASYSNMTQFIHQLTTPVINLPTDLWVPSTDNIKPERSYNYSLAYEKKLNDQWRFSVDGYYKLLSDIVTTNTVLNIFDNSDLWEKKVIAGTGTNYGAEVLLEKTKGKFTGIFSYTLAWAWRQFDRTNGGRKFPYKEDRRHTISLATKYQLKKNWTISATWKYASGAPFTLPQQIFPDLDWARHINGYLDERYSPFSTYQVNYLPFFSGLNNYRLHAVHHLDIGTNIYLGEKSRFKHIISAGVYNIYDRNNPFIVSFDQFSYYNFDQVYPIQLYQYSIFRTLPYLSYTLKF, from the coding sequence ATGAACTACAACTATTGCTGGGCTTCAAATACAGACAAGAAGGCGACACGATTGTCATCAGCCAATGATTATGTAAAAATCGCCTGTACCGTTACAACATTATTGTTTCTGCTGCTTTTGCCGTGGACAGCTGTCCGCGCCCAGCAAAACAGTGACTCACTTCTATCCGTACACTTCAAACCTACTTCCCAACAGGGAAGTATTTTGTCGTATATACAGGAAATACAACGCCATACCGGCATACAGATCTCCTATAGCTCTAATTTTATTCACCTGAACAAAAAGGTGCAGCTAAACGGAAACGAAAAAACTACCGGTATGGTGCTCAACACCATCCTCCAGGGAAGCGGTATCCAGGCCGCCGCCTTCAACGGCAAAATATTCCTCCTCCGGGAAAACTCCCAGACGCAATACTATACCGTCAGCGGCTTCGTAAAAGAAAATTCCAGTAATGAGGCTATTATCGGCGCTTCCATATATGACCCGGTAACCATGAAAGGTACCGTCAGCAACGCCTACGGCTTCTATACCCTCCAGTTGCCCGACACCTGCCACCAGATCGTATTTTCCCACGTGGGCTATGAAACGGTATTACAACCGCTTCCTCCGCCTGACGAAGGTCAGCTGGATATCTACATGTCTATCCGCAATTACCTTCAGCCGGTAGTCGTAAACGCCGCGCCTGCAGACTCCATGGTACTGCATGCAGGTTATATCAATATGCCGGTATCTTATGTAAGCAGCTTCCCTTCCCTCCTGGGAGAGAAAGATGTGCTGAAGTCACTGCAATTCTATCCCGGCGCCAGCAGCTCCCTGGAAAGCAGTGCCAACCTCCTTATCAGAGGCGGCGGCGCAGACCAGAACCTTTACCTCCTGGATGGTGTACCTATCTATCATACCGGCCACCTCTTCGGACTGTTCTCTATTTTTAATGGTGATGCCGTCAAAGATGTCTCTCTTTATAAAGATGCATTTCCGGCCAAATACGCAGGCAGACTGTCGTCTGTGGTAGACATCCGCACCCGCGATGGTAATATGAAGGAATGGCATGGCAGCATTACTGCAAGCCCGGTATCTGCCAGTGCTGTAGTTGAAGGACCGATCGTAAAAGATAAAACTTCCATGGCCCTCAGTCTTCGCAGATCACTTGTAGATGCACTCTATGGTGGCAATATCCTTAAAAACTATGGCAAGTATTACCTCTACGATGTCAACCTGAAAGTAAACCAGGTTATCAACGATAAAAACAAATTATACCTGAGCTTCTACAAAGGCCAGGACAAACTCCGCATCAGCAGTGATAACCCGGTAATCCTGTTATTCGACGACTACAACTTCGACTGGAGTAATATCACTGCTGCCCTGAAATGGACCAGTGTATTGTCGCCAAGGATATTCATGAACAACACGGTTACCTATAGCCGGTTCTATAATCTTTTCAGACAAAACTCCGTCATCCCGCTGAGTGAAACGGATTCCATGTTCGTTAAGGGACAAGGAATATCCAGTATTAAGGACGTGGCCGTACAGAATGAAACAGAGTATAGCATCAACAATATGCATAAGCTGTCTTTCGGTGGTGGTTATACGTACCACAACTTCGCTCCTACTGCATACAGCACCAATATTTCAGCAGGTGAAGCCATCAAAAGACAGGCGCCTAAATATTTCATGTCAGAAGTAAATGCCTATGCAGAGGACCAGCTGACAATATTCAATGATAAGCTGATCATAAGGCCAGGCTTACATTTCGGGGCACTGCTACAAGCCGGGTCCAGTTATACCAGCTTTCAGCCCCGACTGATGGTACGCTGGAAACTACCACAGAATCAGTATATCGAGGCTTCGTATTCGAATATGACGCAGTTTATTCACCAGCTGACAACACCGGTGATCAATCTGCCTACAGATCTCTGGGTACCCAGCACAGATAATATTAAACCGGAACGTTCCTATAATTACAGCCTGGCTTACGAGAAAAAATTGAATGACCAGTGGAGATTCAGCGTAGACGGATATTACAAACTGTTAAGTGATATCGTCACTACCAATACTGTGCTGAACATCTTCGATAATTCCGATCTCTGGGAGAAGAAAGTTATCGCTGGTACCGGCACCAATTACGGTGCGGAAGTATTGCTGGAAAAGACCAAAGGGAAATTCACCGGCATATTCAGCTATACGCTGGCATGGGCATGGCGCCAGTTCGACCGCACCAATGGGGGCAGAAAGTTCCCTTACAAAGAGGACCGCCGCCATACCATATCGCTGGCCACCAAGTACCAGCTGAAAAAAAACTGGACAATATCAGCCACATGGAAGTACGCCAGTGGTGCGCCTTTCACATTACCACAGCAAATATTTCCTGACCTGGATTGGGCCAGACATATCAATGGTTACCTGGATGAGCGCTATTCGCCATTCTCTACCTACCAGGTTAATTATCTCCCCTTCTTCAGCGGGCTGAATAATTACCGGTTACATGCCGTGCATCACCTGGATATCGGCACCAACATCTACCTCGGAGAAAAATCCAGGTTCAAGCATATCATCAGTGCGGGCGTATACAACATCTATGACCGGAACAACCCGTTCATCGTGAGTTTCGACCAGTTCTCCTATTATAATTTCGACCAGGTATATCCGATACAGTTATACCAGTATAGTATTTTCCGAACATTACCATATTTGAGTTATACATTAAAATTCTGA
- a CDS encoding DUF3820 family protein, translating into MEAAQPNPELLKALVTMKMPFGKYENTVLCDLPVSYLEWFQRKGFPAGKLGMLLETLLVIKMNGLGYLLDPLKQK; encoded by the coding sequence ATGGAAGCAGCACAACCCAACCCGGAATTACTGAAAGCACTGGTAACAATGAAGATGCCGTTTGGAAAATATGAAAATACGGTGCTGTGTGACCTCCCGGTAAGCTACCTGGAATGGTTTCAACGCAAAGGTTTCCCTGCCGGCAAACTGGGTATGCTGCTGGAAACGCTGCTGGTAATAAAAATGAATGGATTAGGTTATCTGCTGGATCCCCTCAAACAAAAATAG
- a CDS encoding FecR family protein — protein sequence MEPSTLYELITLRLSNQISPEEDLVLRQWTEADEANQQEYEKIVKIWNDSAKSRPERQYNTPAAWIKVDQQIQSSLPATAKVRPLWARYAAAAAVLALLSAGAWWMTESSSYKMHEVAANEGKIKDLQLDDQTSISLRPGSSIKYSKAYKENKRIVELTGEAWFQVASDASHPFVIKTPNHDQVEVLGTAFTVETSDSGTVVIVTEGSVRLGNEDQNQGVIVSSGKKGISKNGLLSAAENDDLNFLAWKTGTLQFNDLPLVDILPQLADFYSKVIRIDESYQKNAAQQRATITFRDQSCDNALHELQLLLGFKYRQEGDTIVISQ from the coding sequence ATGGAACCTAGCACCTTATATGAACTGATCACACTACGACTGTCCAACCAGATCAGCCCTGAAGAAGACCTGGTACTCCGTCAATGGACGGAAGCCGATGAGGCAAACCAGCAAGAGTACGAGAAAATAGTGAAAATCTGGAACGATAGTGCGAAATCCCGACCTGAAAGGCAATACAATACGCCGGCAGCCTGGATAAAGGTAGATCAGCAAATTCAGTCTTCATTACCTGCAACTGCCAAAGTGAGGCCACTTTGGGCCAGATATGCTGCTGCCGCAGCCGTTCTCGCCTTATTGTCTGCCGGCGCATGGTGGATGACGGAATCTTCTTCCTATAAAATGCATGAAGTGGCGGCCAATGAAGGTAAAATAAAAGACCTTCAGCTGGATGATCAAACCAGTATCAGTCTCCGCCCGGGCTCCAGCATCAAATACAGCAAAGCCTATAAAGAAAATAAAAGGATCGTGGAATTAACAGGTGAAGCATGGTTCCAGGTAGCCAGCGACGCCAGCCACCCCTTTGTCATCAAAACGCCCAATCACGACCAGGTAGAAGTACTGGGAACGGCCTTTACCGTAGAAACCAGCGACTCCGGCACCGTAGTAATTGTTACAGAAGGTAGCGTAAGACTCGGAAATGAAGACCAGAACCAGGGCGTAATCGTTAGCAGCGGCAAAAAAGGTATCAGTAAAAACGGACTTCTTTCCGCCGCAGAAAACGATGATCTCAACTTTTTAGCCTGGAAAACAGGGACATTACAATTTAATGATCTTCCACTTGTTGATATATTGCCACAATTAGCCGATTTTTACAGCAAAGTAATCAGGATCGACGAATCTTACCAGAAGAATGCCGCTCAGCAAAGAGCAACCATCACCTTCCGGGATCAGTCCTGTGATAATGCATTGCATGAACTACAACTATTGCTGGGCTTCAAATACAGACAAGAAGGCGACACGATTGTCATCAGCCAATGA
- a CDS encoding polymer-forming cytoskeletal protein: MINVSHLFRNLISPGAFRIPKSVSVNGSIDATISGRIDGHIRGDVKTTGKLIISENASIRGHVYATDLVIKGKVYGDVYISNKAYVTTKAFVKGDVNAMILEIEEGAVVEGAIRKNVQVQPPAEMPVSVKTIPVPVENKPSATATIPENEEDKPTSWF, encoded by the coding sequence GTGATTAACGTCAGTCATTTATTCCGCAACCTGATCTCTCCTGGTGCATTCAGGATTCCTAAATCTGTTTCAGTAAATGGTAGTATAGACGCTACTATTTCCGGCCGTATTGATGGACATATCCGTGGTGACGTAAAAACCACGGGGAAGCTGATTATCAGTGAAAATGCCAGTATCCGCGGGCATGTATATGCTACGGACCTGGTTATTAAAGGGAAAGTTTATGGCGACGTTTATATCAGCAACAAGGCGTATGTGACCACCAAGGCTTTTGTGAAGGGAGATGTGAACGCCATGATATTGGAAATAGAAGAAGGCGCGGTAGTAGAAGGAGCTATACGCAAGAACGTGCAGGTACAACCACCGGCTGAAATGCCTGTGTCTGTTAAAACCATCCCCGTTCCTGTGGAAAATAAGCCTTCTGCTACTGCTACTATACCTGAAAATGAGGAAGACAAGCCCACTTCCTGGTTTTAG
- a CDS encoding DUF4249 family protein gives MPLPAITGTPRVVIYSELTAGQAPVVLVGKSKVIGPGVDNGFDLVKNAIVQLTTKDGNLVETLSLNSDSNSLMSSYSGKTTLAAGTNYRVIVNVPDMKEALASALIPPAPTVVLHDTLRTLLNGRPVLRFNFIISPQPAGRQFIVMEALKQSATVDIYFTYNGVRYNKAENEDLYEQVKNQHGVLITKDTTFLNDYLRIPVYTQDENADNNQIGGLNENYNTILFSQTNKTINTNLYINATALSSSPAEAIAPKGRVLVYVKAVSKEYYDFLMTYEKVKRNPGLNSLIQAIQLRNNTVGGLGIVGGSNQVLYSLYYDEL, from the coding sequence ATGCCACTCCCTGCCATTACAGGTACGCCCAGGGTAGTGATTTACAGCGAGCTGACAGCCGGACAGGCGCCAGTGGTGCTGGTTGGCAAAAGCAAAGTGATAGGTCCCGGGGTAGACAATGGTTTTGACCTGGTCAAAAATGCAATTGTTCAGCTGACCACCAAAGATGGTAACCTGGTAGAGACGCTCAGTCTTAACAGCGACAGCAATAGCCTGATGAGCTCTTACAGTGGTAAAACCACGCTCGCTGCCGGCACCAACTACCGCGTAATTGTGAACGTGCCCGACATGAAAGAAGCACTGGCTTCTGCCCTCATCCCACCGGCGCCAACGGTTGTACTGCACGATACCTTACGTACCCTGCTCAACGGCCGCCCGGTGTTACGGTTCAACTTTATCATCTCACCACAGCCGGCAGGCAGGCAGTTTATCGTGATGGAAGCGCTGAAACAATCTGCCACCGTAGATATCTATTTTACGTATAATGGTGTCCGTTATAACAAAGCGGAAAACGAAGACTTGTACGAACAGGTGAAGAACCAGCATGGTGTATTGATTACCAAAGACACCACCTTCCTGAACGATTATCTCCGTATACCGGTATACACACAGGATGAAAATGCCGACAATAACCAGATCGGCGGGTTAAATGAAAACTATAATACCATTCTTTTTAGCCAGACAAATAAAACCATCAACACGAACCTGTATATCAATGCTACCGCATTAAGTTCCAGTCCGGCCGAAGCCATTGCGCCTAAAGGCCGTGTACTCGTGTACGTTAAAGCTGTTTCAAAAGAGTATTATGATTTCCTGATGACCTATGAGAAAGTGAAGCGTAATCCGGGGCTCAACAGCCTTATTCAGGCGATACAGCTGAGAAATAATACCGTCGGGGGACTTGGGATTGTTGGGGGTAGCAACCAGGTATTGTATAGTTTGTACTACGATGAGTTGTAA
- a CDS encoding Lrp/AsnC ligand binding domain-containing protein, whose product MSHQLNIDKLDLQIISEMSNDASISYAELGKKLFVSGGTIHVRIKKLHEMGVIKGTRLQVNLRAIGYDVLAFIGIYLEKSSMYESVAKQLLKVPQIVRLNYTTGAYSMFAEIICKDSAELRKILQDDLQHIKGIERTETIISLEESFSRPINVSAAI is encoded by the coding sequence ATGAGCCATCAGTTAAATATTGACAAATTAGACTTACAAATCATATCTGAAATGTCTAATGATGCCAGCATCTCCTATGCTGAATTAGGCAAGAAATTGTTTGTTTCCGGTGGCACGATCCATGTACGTATCAAAAAGCTCCATGAAATGGGCGTTATCAAAGGAACGCGTTTACAGGTAAACCTGCGTGCCATTGGTTATGATGTACTGGCGTTTATCGGTATTTACCTCGAAAAGAGCTCTATGTACGAGAGCGTGGCCAAGCAACTCCTGAAAGTTCCCCAGATCGTACGACTGAACTACACAACCGGTGCCTACAGCATGTTCGCGGAGATTATCTGTAAAGACAGTGCCGAGCTTCGCAAGATTCTGCAGGATGACCTCCAGCATATTAAAGGAATAGAGCGGACAGAAACCATCATTTCCCTGGAAGAGAGTTTCTCCCGCCCTATTAATGTCAGCGCGGCTATATAG
- a CDS encoding RNA polymerase sigma-70 factor produces the protein MITSPSYQAYQALFHSLYNELCNYAYSFLNDDAAAEDVVQETFIKLWQKHQDLIGIPNIKAYLFRAVRNNSISALRKINVEQAHNKGYELLADYSEEPGEQEKEQSKPYYEQLIYEAIENLPPQCKEVFTRCRVKGMTHQQAAAELGLSAKTVENYMGRALKILRKYLSAYGLPVCMLFLVNLLID, from the coding sequence ATGATTACATCACCTTCTTATCAAGCATATCAGGCGCTTTTTCATTCACTGTACAACGAGTTGTGTAATTATGCCTACAGTTTTCTGAATGACGATGCCGCCGCGGAAGACGTGGTACAGGAAACATTCATTAAGTTATGGCAGAAACACCAGGACCTCATTGGAATTCCAAACATTAAAGCCTACCTGTTCAGGGCAGTACGCAATAATTCCATTTCAGCGTTGCGGAAAATCAATGTAGAACAGGCGCATAATAAGGGATATGAGTTACTGGCCGATTACAGTGAAGAACCTGGAGAACAGGAAAAGGAACAGAGCAAACCATACTATGAGCAGCTGATATATGAAGCCATTGAAAATCTGCCTCCTCAATGTAAGGAAGTATTCACCCGTTGCCGGGTGAAGGGCATGACTCATCAACAGGCTGCTGCCGAGCTCGGTTTATCCGCCAAAACGGTCGAGAACTATATGGGAAGAGCACTAAAAATCCTTCGAAAGTACCTCTCCGCCTACGGATTACCGGTCTGTATGTTATTTCTTGTTAATTTATTAATAGACTAA
- a CDS encoding ParM/StbA family protein has protein sequence MKVSTTSFPSVFETAFGNTENSSKDLLNGLKIKKDDTWYLVGNLAKRGGINPGRVTNASPTEEDYEILFKAALLNTIDKVQQPMSVTMGFPFSTYNIYKAAAEQFLSKRHFLVDYDTQTFNNKGSFKKGMFDIERYEVIPEIVGGIIGLKKTINEPQLDNFIAISFGFGTIEGGMATGDGLIHRTCFSSHGIKYAINNLTRELNQKHYLEMKNEHQVDDAFMKGSIFTNRKRIDLREMRKGVLTQYYKEVVSPLMRQYFTDLDFETCEKIYLMGGGAHYKELTDAFTEEFRDFIPVEVAPDPEKLISIGYLHNSLRISDNKPTRCVGLDLGNASSVISYFEDEHTKPSAATTSTAAAAEAPAASATIPINL, from the coding sequence ATGAAAGTATCTACAACCAGCTTCCCCAGCGTATTTGAGACAGCCTTCGGGAACACGGAGAACTCCAGTAAAGATTTACTGAACGGATTAAAAATCAAGAAAGATGATACATGGTATCTGGTCGGGAACCTGGCCAAGAGAGGCGGCATAAATCCGGGCAGGGTGACGAATGCTTCTCCTACGGAGGAAGACTACGAGATACTGTTCAAGGCGGCGCTGCTGAATACCATCGACAAGGTACAACAGCCAATGTCCGTTACCATGGGCTTCCCATTTTCTACCTACAATATCTACAAGGCTGCCGCCGAGCAATTCCTTAGCAAAAGGCATTTCCTGGTAGATTATGATACCCAGACCTTCAACAACAAAGGTTCTTTTAAAAAGGGTATGTTCGATATCGAGCGATACGAAGTAATCCCGGAGATCGTGGGTGGCATCATCGGTTTGAAGAAAACCATCAATGAACCCCAGTTAGACAACTTCATTGCCATCAGCTTTGGTTTTGGCACCATTGAGGGAGGCATGGCTACCGGCGATGGCCTGATTCACCGTACCTGCTTCAGCTCCCATGGTATCAAATATGCCATCAACAACCTGACCCGTGAACTGAACCAGAAGCATTACCTGGAAATGAAGAATGAGCATCAGGTAGACGACGCCTTCATGAAAGGTTCTATCTTCACCAACCGTAAGCGTATCGACCTGCGTGAAATGCGTAAAGGGGTGCTGACCCAATATTACAAGGAAGTGGTTTCTCCTTTGATGCGTCAGTACTTTACTGACCTGGATTTTGAAACCTGTGAAAAAATCTACCTGATGGGTGGTGGCGCGCACTACAAGGAGCTCACCGATGCCTTTACAGAAGAATTCCGTGATTTTATTCCGGTAGAAGTTGCCCCGGATCCTGAAAAACTCATCAGTATTGGTTATCTTCATAACTCTTTAAGAATATCTGATAATAAACCTACTCGTTGTGTAGGCCTTGATCTCGGGAATGCAAGTTCCGTTATCTCCTACTTCGAGGATGAACATACGAAGCCATCGGCTGCTACTACGTCCACTGCTGCGGCAGCTGAGGCACCGGCAGCATCGGCTACGATTCCTATTAACCTGTAA
- a CDS encoding M1 family metallopeptidase, translating into MKIQAILSFLLTAVIQQAVAQQPLYMPLNIKQAYEKGTRNESGAPGQKYWQNHADYNIQVSFAPETNRVAGAETIIYTNNSQDTLKEINFKVFPNLYQKGNIHAMPISPDDLTDGVVIKNFRANGAEILIPKTLGTNMPVFIPALAPGKQLRLELDFSYILNENTHIRTGSIDTGAYFIAYFFPRIAVYDDINGWDRVPYTGITEFYNDFCDFHVAITAPGDYAAWATGDLVNGQEVYQPKILQRIAQAEKSDKIMFVIDSADVSGRKITKNRNSNTWRFEAKNVTDFAFALSNHYLWQASGVEVDPRTKRRTRVDAVFNPEHADYFEVAGFARATVKHMSYTFPRWPYPYSHETVFDGLDQMEYPMMVNDNPLNNKAQAIELTDHEIFHTMFPFYMGINETIYAWMDEGWATIGEWVISPLIDSTIVDDYGMLPYNNIAGKFQDLPIMSPSNQLSDAYMTNSYPKPGLGYLYVKDMLGDSLFLKALHHYITQWNGKHPQPYDFFNCMNAGAGRNMNWFWKSWFFDNGYPDQGIATVKQNIDQCTVVVESKGTKPVPVDIAVTFDDGSVKKYHRSIACWEHGEKQVEIAFTAAHKIKQVVLGDTWDADINKADNIYTAPNN; encoded by the coding sequence ATGAAGATACAGGCAATATTATCGTTCCTGCTGACTGCAGTCATTCAGCAGGCAGTGGCGCAGCAACCGCTGTACATGCCGCTGAACATCAAACAGGCATATGAGAAAGGCACCAGAAATGAATCCGGCGCACCCGGACAAAAATACTGGCAGAACCATGCGGATTATAATATCCAGGTTTCGTTTGCACCCGAAACCAACCGGGTGGCTGGGGCAGAAACGATCATATACACCAATAACAGCCAGGATACACTGAAGGAAATTAATTTTAAAGTCTTCCCAAACCTCTACCAGAAGGGAAATATACACGCAATGCCCATCTCCCCGGACGACCTCACCGATGGCGTTGTCATTAAAAACTTCCGGGCCAATGGCGCTGAAATCCTGATCCCAAAAACACTGGGCACCAACATGCCGGTTTTTATCCCGGCACTCGCCCCCGGCAAACAGCTTCGGCTGGAGCTGGACTTCTCCTATATCCTTAACGAAAATACCCATATACGCACCGGCTCCATCGATACCGGTGCCTACTTTATCGCTTATTTCTTTCCCCGTATAGCTGTATATGATGATATCAACGGCTGGGACAGAGTACCATATACCGGCATTACTGAGTTCTACAACGATTTCTGTGATTTCCACGTAGCCATCACTGCCCCCGGTGATTATGCTGCCTGGGCTACCGGCGACCTTGTAAATGGTCAGGAAGTCTACCAGCCTAAAATCCTTCAAAGGATCGCGCAGGCGGAGAAAAGTGATAAAATAATGTTCGTGATAGACAGCGCAGATGTCAGCGGCAGAAAGATCACTAAAAACCGGAATAGTAATACCTGGCGCTTCGAAGCTAAAAATGTAACTGATTTCGCTTTTGCACTGAGTAACCACTACCTCTGGCAGGCTTCCGGCGTGGAAGTAGACCCACGTACGAAACGCCGTACCCGTGTTGATGCGGTGTTTAATCCGGAGCATGCTGATTACTTCGAAGTGGCCGGCTTTGCACGCGCCACCGTCAAACACATGAGCTATACCTTCCCGCGCTGGCCGTACCCTTATAGTCATGAAACGGTTTTTGACGGACTCGATCAGATGGAATATCCGATGATGGTAAACGACAACCCGCTGAACAACAAAGCGCAGGCCATCGAACTGACAGACCATGAAATATTTCATACCATGTTTCCGTTCTACATGGGCATCAATGAAACGATCTATGCCTGGATGGATGAAGGCTGGGCTACCATAGGAGAGTGGGTTATTTCTCCCCTGATCGATAGTACTATAGTGGATGATTATGGTATGCTTCCTTACAATAACATCGCCGGCAAATTCCAGGACCTGCCGATTATGTCGCCATCCAATCAGCTTTCAGATGCATACATGACCAACTCTTATCCTAAGCCAGGACTGGGTTATCTCTATGTAAAAGATATGCTCGGCGACAGCCTTTTCCTGAAAGCACTGCACCATTATATTACACAGTGGAATGGCAAACATCCGCAGCCATACGATTTCTTCAACTGCATGAACGCCGGCGCCGGCCGTAATATGAACTGGTTCTGGAAAAGCTGGTTCTTTGATAACGGCTATCCTGATCAGGGCATTGCTACCGTGAAGCAAAACATTGATCAATGTACGGTGGTAGTTGAATCAAAAGGAACTAAGCCTGTACCGGTAGATATTGCAGTTACCTTTGATGATGGCAGTGTTAAAAAGTACCATCGCAGCATCGCCTGCTGGGAACATGGCGAAAAACAAGTGGAAATTGCATTTACTGCTGCCCATAAAATTAAACAGGTGGTATTGGGAGATACCTGGGATGCAGATATAAATAAGGCAGATAATATTTATACTGCCCCAAATAATTAA